One window from the genome of Oreochromis niloticus isolate F11D_XX linkage group LG20, O_niloticus_UMD_NMBU, whole genome shotgun sequence encodes:
- the LOC102076717 gene encoding polymeric immunoglobulin receptor, with the protein MKLLRAVIFFFLSGTTGFVKASIWIGPEGGNLSLYNYLTVSGNIKFFCKEKCEQAENILIKTDGTTAQSGRFKIEYKNASSGRGRLSFAITHMTKSDSGRYRYGLGKSSAPDSYSDIEVRVSNEFNKSSGIFRAQTEGEEISFPCANAVHGQRKFLCKNPCKKGNIFIDTTNDKAENGRYSIKYTKGSAFGLQATIRQLTKSDTGQYWCGYGDPLSPDSYDTDDVFVVEASKPSASTPSSSQTESASRSWDRASNPPDSIQQATTQSHTFTPGLSKPSSDCPGFFLPLVVCVSLVGALLLCVGLLLYYISKLKRKAVLNIRNNDYTIMKLSSVNDD; encoded by the exons ATGAAGCTCCTCCGTGCTgtgatcttcttcttcttatcag GTACAACTGGGTTTGTCAAAGCCAGCATTTGGATTGGACCTGAAGGAGGGAATTTATCACTTTATAATTACCTCACTGTGtctggaaacataaagttcttctgtaaagaaaaatgtgagcaAGCAGAAAACATTCTCATTAAAACAGATGGAACCACAGCTCAGAGCGGCAGATTCAAGATTGAATACAAAAATGCATCTTCAGGAAGAGGAAGGCTGTCTTTCGCCATCACACATATGACCAAGTCTGATTCAGGAAGGTATCGATATGGTTTGGGTAAATCTTCAGCTCCAGATTCATACTCAGACATTGAGGTCAGAGTTTCCAATG AATTTAATAAAAGCTCTGGAATCTTTCGTGCGCAGACTGAGGGAGAAGAAATCTCATTTCCATGTGCCAATGCTGTCCATGGACAGAGGAAGTTCCTTTGTAAGAATCCGTGtaaaaaaggaaatattttCATTGACACAACTAATGACAAAGCTGAGAATGGCAGGTACAGCATCAAATACACAAAAGGATCTGCGTTTGGACTTCAAGCAACCATCAGACAGCTGACCAAGTCTGACACGGGACAGTACTGGTGTGGTTACGGCGACCCTTTGTCTCCTGATTCATATGACACTGATGATGTTTTTGTCGTAGAGG CTTCAAAACCTTCTGCCTCCACACCTTCATCGAGTCAAACTGAATCTGCGAGCAGGAGCTGGGATCGAG CTTCAAACCCTCCTGACTCAATACAACAGGCAACAACACAGAGTCACACTTTCACTCCAGGACTCTCCAAACCGTCATCAGACTGTCCAGGCTTCTTCCTGCctctggttgtgtgtgtgtccttggtTGGAGCTTTACTGTTGTGTGTTGGTCTGCTGCTCTACTACATTAGTAAATTGAAGAGGAAAGCTGTATTAAACATCAGAAACAATGACTACACGATCATGAAA ttgtctTCTGTCAATGATGATTAG